A genomic window from Nocardioides sp. BP30 includes:
- a CDS encoding glycosyltransferase, with protein sequence MTADLTGRRRREDAGAPLDLEQQAELDVALVLVRDGIISQAQLDGALAAQQRLGGALSRHLMIDALVPRRTIYRHLAEEWQAPYLDMLAEPPDPRAVEMVNRHLDGVRWFARHHWLPWRVLRRDGEEVLVFATSVAPSERLLAEVRTTTGHQHVEARTTTDFDIFRTCQDIGRARLLYRITDYMADNMPDASARGSVVTWQKVVPLILLAALVAGAALAPHWAILAVFCVANLLFVNNVAFKVLYGLRSPLRRRQVARLDGAIGRERSTRGYEPDWPGRMRDEDLPMYTVLVPVYDEVEVVQKVIGNMERMDYPKSKLDVMILLEEKDHKTIEAAKASRPPEYVRIVVVPEGHPQTKPRACNYGLEFALGEYVVIFDAEDRPNPDQLRKAVAAFRLNRLLREHVDPYEPKLVCVQGALAYFNYDYNLLTRLFSIEYAHWFDMMLPGMDQAGLPLPLGGTSNHFETEVLRNLGAWDPYNVTEDADLGLRIASQGYKIGIIDSATEEEATSESFAWIRQRTRWIKGYMITAAVNTRHPVRWWRLNGVGGAVSMGGLVLGTPLAFLAYPLALLFTVVTYIGVRTGLDFPHPILSAGILMMVIGNGAMILFAGIAAWRRYSWRIALYAVFNPIYWLMHSVAAWRAAYQLIFDPFTWEKTPHGLTGDYDSTTGEHH encoded by the coding sequence ATGACCGCCGACCTGACCGGTCGCCGTCGCCGCGAGGACGCCGGCGCTCCCCTCGACCTCGAGCAGCAGGCCGAGCTCGACGTCGCCCTGGTGCTGGTCCGTGACGGCATCATCTCCCAGGCGCAGCTCGACGGCGCACTGGCAGCCCAGCAGCGGCTGGGGGGTGCGCTGAGCCGCCACCTGATGATCGATGCGCTGGTGCCGCGGCGCACGATCTACCGGCACCTCGCCGAGGAGTGGCAGGCGCCGTACCTCGACATGCTCGCGGAGCCGCCGGACCCGCGCGCCGTGGAGATGGTCAACCGGCACCTCGACGGCGTGCGCTGGTTCGCCCGGCACCACTGGCTGCCCTGGCGGGTGCTGCGCCGCGACGGCGAGGAGGTGCTGGTGTTCGCCACCTCCGTGGCACCCAGTGAGCGACTGCTCGCCGAGGTGCGCACGACCACCGGCCACCAGCACGTCGAGGCCCGGACGACCACCGACTTCGACATCTTCCGCACCTGCCAGGACATCGGCCGCGCCCGGCTGCTGTACCGGATCACCGACTACATGGCCGACAACATGCCCGACGCCTCCGCGCGCGGCAGCGTGGTGACCTGGCAGAAGGTGGTGCCGCTCATCCTGCTGGCGGCGCTGGTCGCCGGGGCCGCCCTCGCGCCGCACTGGGCGATCCTGGCCGTCTTCTGCGTGGCCAACCTGCTCTTCGTCAACAACGTCGCGTTCAAGGTGCTCTACGGGCTGCGCTCGCCGCTGCGGCGCCGCCAGGTCGCGCGCCTCGACGGCGCCATCGGACGGGAGCGCTCCACCCGCGGCTACGAGCCCGACTGGCCCGGCCGGATGCGGGACGAGGACCTGCCGATGTACACCGTCCTGGTCCCCGTCTACGACGAGGTCGAGGTGGTGCAGAAGGTCATCGGCAACATGGAGCGGATGGACTACCCCAAGTCCAAGCTCGACGTGATGATCCTGCTCGAGGAGAAGGACCACAAGACGATCGAGGCCGCCAAGGCCTCCCGCCCGCCGGAGTACGTGCGCATCGTCGTCGTACCGGAGGGGCATCCGCAGACCAAGCCGCGGGCGTGCAACTACGGCCTGGAGTTCGCGCTCGGCGAGTACGTCGTCATCTTCGACGCCGAGGACCGGCCCAACCCCGACCAGCTGCGCAAGGCGGTGGCGGCGTTCCGGCTCAACCGGCTCCTGCGCGAGCACGTGGATCCGTACGAGCCCAAGCTGGTGTGCGTCCAGGGTGCGCTGGCGTACTTCAACTACGACTACAACCTGCTCACCCGGCTGTTCTCGATCGAGTATGCGCACTGGTTCGACATGATGCTGCCGGGCATGGACCAGGCCGGGCTGCCGCTGCCGCTGGGCGGCACCAGCAACCACTTCGAGACCGAGGTGCTGCGCAACCTCGGCGCCTGGGACCCCTACAACGTCACCGAGGACGCCGACCTCGGCCTGCGGATCGCGAGCCAGGGCTACAAGATCGGCATCATCGACTCGGCGACCGAGGAGGAGGCGACCTCGGAGTCGTTCGCCTGGATCCGGCAGCGGACCCGGTGGATCAAGGGCTACATGATCACCGCCGCCGTCAACACCAGGCACCCCGTCCGCTGGTGGCGGCTCAACGGTGTCGGCGGCGCCGTCAGCATGGGCGGGCTGGTGCTGGGCACGCCCCTGGCGTTCCTCGCCTACCCGCTGGCGCTGCTGTTCACCGTGGTCACCTACATCGGCGTCCGCACCGGCCTGGACTTCCCGCACCCGATCCTGAGCGCCGGCATCCTGATGATGGTGATCGGCAACGGGGCGATGATCCTGTTCGCGGGCATCGCAGCCTGGCGACGCTACAGCTGGCGGATCGCGCTCTACGCCGTCTTCAACCCGATCTACTGGCTGATGCACTCGGTGGCCGCCTGGCGGGCCGCGTACCAGCTGATCTTCGACCCGTTCACCTGGGAGAAGACGCCCCACGGGCTGACCGGGGACTACGACTCGACGACCGGCGAGCACCACTAG
- a CDS encoding FMN reductase yields MSSKRIVVVSAGLSVPSSTRLLADMLAEASERAVEARGVEVEVQHVELRGLAHALTDNLLTGFPSQELAAAIDAVRQADGLIAVTPVFSASYSGLFKTFFDVLELGVLDAKPVLLGATAGTARHSLVIEHALRPLFAYLHAIVVPTGVFAATEDFAATGAGAEGELHKRVERAAGEFAALVAGPVGTASAAPTRRLVEDEFEHPTDFADLLKRASDGPPEY; encoded by the coding sequence GTGAGTAGCAAGAGGATCGTCGTGGTCTCGGCGGGGCTCAGCGTCCCGTCGAGCACCCGGCTCCTCGCCGACATGCTGGCCGAGGCCAGCGAGCGGGCGGTCGAGGCGCGCGGCGTGGAGGTCGAGGTGCAGCACGTCGAGCTGCGCGGCCTCGCCCACGCGCTCACCGACAACCTGCTCACCGGCTTCCCCTCGCAGGAGCTGGCAGCGGCGATCGACGCCGTACGGCAGGCGGACGGCCTGATCGCCGTGACGCCAGTCTTCTCCGCGTCGTACTCCGGGCTGTTCAAGACGTTCTTCGACGTCTTGGAGCTGGGGGTGCTCGACGCCAAGCCGGTGCTGCTCGGTGCGACGGCCGGCACCGCTCGGCACAGCCTGGTCATCGAGCACGCGCTGCGCCCGTTGTTCGCCTACCTGCACGCGATCGTCGTGCCGACCGGCGTCTTCGCCGCCACCGAGGACTTCGCCGCCACGGGCGCCGGTGCGGAGGGGGAGCTGCACAAGCGGGTCGAGCGGGCGGCCGGCGAATTCGCGGCGCTGGTCGCCGGACCCGTCGGCACCGCTTCGGCGGCCCCGACCCGCCGCCTGGTCGAGGACGAGTTCGAGCACCCGACCGACTTCGCCGACCTGCTCAAGCGGGCCAGCGACGGGCCGCCGGAGTACTGA
- a CDS encoding LLM class flavin-dependent oxidoreductase, with protein sequence MQFGIFTVGDVTTDPTNGSTPTEYERIKATVAIAKKAEEIGLDVFATGEHHNPPFIASNPTATLAYIGAQTENIILSTSTTLITTTDPVLIAEDYAKLQHLTDGRVDLMMGRGNTGPVYPWFGKDIRQGINLAIENYALLRQLWTETNVDWKGRFRTPLQGYTSTPRPLDGVAPFVWHGSIRSPEIAEQAAYYGDGFFHNHIFWPASHTEQMVRLYRQRFEHYGHGTAEQAIVGLGGQFFMRHNSQDAVNEFRPYFDNAPVYGHGPSLEDFTEATPLTVGSPQQVIERTLSFREYVGDYQRQLFLIDHAGLPLKTVLEQLDLYGEILPTLRSEFEKLRAPGVPDAPTHASLVAKAGGPKDDAVYGADDATGTSDRDEVLAGEL encoded by the coding sequence ATGCAGTTCGGCATCTTCACCGTCGGTGACGTCACCACGGACCCCACGAACGGCAGCACGCCGACCGAGTACGAGCGGATCAAGGCGACCGTCGCGATCGCCAAGAAGGCCGAGGAGATCGGCCTGGACGTCTTCGCGACCGGCGAGCACCACAACCCGCCGTTCATCGCCTCGAACCCGACGGCGACGCTCGCCTACATCGGTGCCCAGACCGAGAACATCATCCTGAGCACCTCGACCACGCTGATCACCACCACCGACCCGGTGCTGATCGCCGAGGACTACGCCAAGCTGCAGCACCTCACCGACGGCCGCGTCGACCTGATGATGGGCCGCGGCAACACCGGCCCGGTCTACCCGTGGTTCGGCAAGGACATCCGCCAGGGGATCAACCTGGCGATCGAGAACTACGCGCTGCTGCGCCAGCTGTGGACCGAGACGAACGTGGACTGGAAGGGCCGCTTCCGCACCCCGCTGCAGGGCTACACCTCGACCCCGCGTCCGCTGGACGGCGTGGCGCCGTTCGTGTGGCACGGCTCCATCCGGAGCCCCGAGATCGCCGAGCAGGCGGCGTACTACGGCGACGGCTTCTTCCACAACCACATCTTCTGGCCCGCTTCCCACACCGAGCAGATGGTGCGGCTGTACCGGCAGCGCTTCGAGCACTACGGCCACGGCACGGCCGAGCAGGCCATCGTCGGCCTCGGCGGGCAGTTCTTCATGCGCCACAACAGCCAGGACGCGGTCAACGAGTTCAGGCCCTACTTCGACAACGCCCCGGTCTACGGCCACGGCCCGTCGTTGGAGGACTTCACCGAGGCCACCCCGCTGACCGTCGGCTCGCCGCAGCAGGTGATCGAACGCACGCTCTCCTTCCGGGAGTACGTCGGCGACTACCAGCGCCAGCTGTTCCTCATCGACCACGCCGGCCTGCCGCTGAAGACGGTCCTGGAGCAGCTCGACCTGTACGGCGAGATCCTGCCGACGCTGCGCTCGGAGTTCGAGAAGCTGCGCGCGCCGGGCGTTCCGGACGCGCCGACGCACGCCTCGCTGGTCGCGAAGGCGGGCGGCCCGAAGGACGACGCCGTCTACGGCGCCGACGACGCCACCGGCACCAGTGACCGCGACGAGGTCCTGGCGGGGGAGCTGTGA
- a CDS encoding glycerophosphodiester phosphodiesterase yields MALISAHRCGAGDTEPGSSRAGENGLHALEHAVALGVDYVEFDVRQLADGRLVVTHDAPDETAGIELLPYEAVLERLAGRSAAHIDLKGAGHELEAARTALRHLDGGRILITTGSVAGARRLRDWADEHCRALRVGLSTGTSLSGLSPWAAALSLRRQLFPWHRYAAARADVLCAHHVLASLTLRRLARRRGLDLLVWTVDDRRLLRWWLRPGRAWMVTTNYPARALEFRGPDRMRS; encoded by the coding sequence GTGGCCCTGATCAGTGCACACCGCTGCGGCGCGGGCGACACGGAGCCGGGATCGAGCCGCGCAGGCGAGAACGGGCTGCACGCCCTCGAGCACGCGGTGGCGCTCGGCGTCGACTACGTCGAGTTCGACGTCCGTCAGCTCGCCGACGGCCGTCTCGTGGTCACCCACGACGCTCCCGACGAGACCGCCGGCATCGAGCTGCTCCCCTACGAGGCCGTCCTGGAGCGGCTGGCCGGCCGGTCCGCAGCGCACATCGACCTGAAGGGGGCGGGTCACGAGCTCGAGGCGGCGCGGACCGCCCTGCGGCACCTGGACGGTGGCCGGATCCTCATCACCACCGGCTCGGTCGCGGGCGCGCGCCGGTTGCGCGACTGGGCCGACGAGCACTGCCGCGCACTTCGGGTCGGGCTCTCCACCGGCACGTCGCTGAGCGGCCTGTCGCCGTGGGCGGCCGCGCTGTCGCTACGCCGCCAGCTCTTCCCGTGGCACAGGTACGCCGCGGCCCGGGCCGACGTCCTGTGTGCCCACCATGTCCTCGCTTCGCTCACGCTGCGGCGGCTGGCTCGGCGGCGCGGGCTCGACCTGTTGGTCTGGACCGTCGACGATCGACGCCTGCTGCGCTGGTGGCTGCGGCCCGGCCGGGCCTGGATGGTCACCACCAACTACCCCGCCCGCGCCCTGGAGTTCCGCGGACCTGACAGGATGCGGTCGTGA
- a CDS encoding alpha/beta hydrolase — protein MTTDVLGAPFTAETIPFPDDHEGEVVATLVTRLASRAAEDTSPRRAVLHVHGFADYFFQTEYAAWWAARGYDFYAVDLPKYGRSIRPHQTPNYTTDLADYFPVLDEVWDRIRADHDSIVITGHSTGGLTTSLWADARRPEGLAGLFLNSPWLDLQGPALMRIVLTPVVRQLGRFQPMRAIPRAVSGLYTRSLHRDHEGEWDFDLVWKPVESFTVYAGWLRAIRHGHARLHAGLDVPAPVLVLSSDATGHPDPKSGSVDDLVHGTDIVLDVEQIRRWSTAIGPHVTYIAVPGAKHDVVLSRPEARERAYAELDRWLSTYVEG, from the coding sequence GTGACCACCGACGTACTGGGCGCTCCCTTCACCGCCGAGACGATCCCGTTCCCCGACGACCACGAGGGTGAGGTGGTCGCGACGCTGGTGACGCGCCTGGCGAGTCGGGCGGCCGAGGACACGTCGCCGCGCCGGGCCGTCCTGCACGTGCACGGCTTCGCCGACTACTTCTTCCAGACCGAGTACGCCGCCTGGTGGGCCGCCCGGGGCTACGACTTCTACGCCGTGGACCTGCCGAAGTACGGCCGCTCGATCCGCCCGCACCAGACGCCGAACTACACCACCGACCTGGCCGACTACTTCCCCGTCCTCGACGAGGTCTGGGACCGGATCCGCGCCGACCACGACAGCATCGTGATCACCGGCCACTCCACCGGTGGTCTCACCACCTCGCTGTGGGCGGACGCACGCCGGCCCGAGGGACTGGCCGGGCTGTTCCTCAACTCGCCCTGGCTCGACCTGCAGGGGCCGGCCCTGATGCGGATCGTGCTGACCCCGGTGGTGCGCCAGCTCGGCCGGTTCCAGCCGATGCGGGCCATCCCGCGTGCCGTATCGGGGCTCTACACCCGCTCGCTGCACCGTGACCACGAGGGCGAGTGGGACTTCGACCTGGTCTGGAAGCCGGTCGAGTCCTTCACGGTGTACGCCGGCTGGCTGCGCGCGATCCGGCACGGCCACGCCCGGCTGCACGCCGGTCTGGACGTGCCGGCCCCGGTGCTGGTGCTCTCCTCGGACGCCACCGGCCATCCGGACCCGAAGAGCGGCAGCGTGGACGACCTGGTGCACGGCACCGACATCGTCCTCGACGTGGAGCAGATCCGCCGCTGGTCGACGGCGATCGGACCCCACGTCACCTACATCGCCGTGCCCGGCGCCAAGCACGACGTCGTGCTCTCCCGCCCCGAGGCGAGGGAGCGCGCCTACGCCGAGCTCGACCGCTGGCTCAGCACCTACGTCGAGGGCTGA
- a CDS encoding amino acid permease yields the protein MPEGHDSPEVHLDDEAHLARLGYKQELARTWSGFSNFAISFSIISILAGCLTTFYVGWNNGGPAGIAWGWPVMSILILVIGYCMAELVSTYPTSGGIYWWASKLGGPAAGFYTGWLNVIGLLGICASVAYGCAGFFDSFVGSLSDSWAANYSLTRVFIEFVVILVLAAAVNIFSSHLLAVMNNVSVWWHVIGAAVIVVMLWFFTASGTHHNSVGDVFGSTVNNTGFFGGHTHGLGFILMILPLGAVLTQYTITGYDASVHLSEETKGASNSAAKGITSSILYSAIGGWILLLSLLFAVQDKDGLTKGGGGIFVLLGQAFTPHTAAVIVFISTAAQFFCTCACMTSCSRVMFAFSRDGAVPYSRVWSKVNAQKTPVNAVLVSAAIALIITLPALIKVDINGAPSPIAFYAVVSIGVLGLYGAFAIPIFLRWRKGDSFEAGAVNNGRKYRWMNPIAVLEIVIMSIVGILPTASVGVPWLDGFSMKYVNYAILVMPGALVLLTIYWHVSVKHWFTGPKNTLDETPGEPQLGGSVAEPA from the coding sequence ATGCCTGAAGGACATGACTCGCCCGAGGTGCACCTCGACGATGAAGCGCATCTCGCACGTCTCGGATACAAGCAGGAGCTGGCCAGGACGTGGTCCGGCTTCTCGAACTTCGCCATCTCGTTCTCGATCATCTCGATCCTCGCAGGTTGTCTGACGACGTTCTACGTCGGCTGGAACAACGGCGGCCCGGCCGGCATCGCCTGGGGGTGGCCGGTGATGTCGATCCTGATCCTGGTCATCGGCTACTGCATGGCCGAGCTGGTCTCGACCTACCCGACCTCCGGCGGCATCTACTGGTGGGCCAGCAAGCTCGGCGGCCCGGCGGCGGGCTTCTACACCGGGTGGCTCAACGTGATCGGCCTGCTCGGGATCTGTGCGTCGGTCGCCTACGGGTGCGCCGGCTTCTTCGACAGCTTCGTGGGCAGCCTGTCGGACTCGTGGGCGGCGAACTACTCGCTGACCCGCGTCTTCATCGAGTTCGTGGTGATCCTGGTGCTCGCTGCCGCGGTCAACATCTTCTCCAGCCACCTGCTCGCGGTGATGAACAACGTCTCGGTGTGGTGGCACGTCATCGGTGCCGCCGTGATCGTGGTGATGCTGTGGTTCTTCACCGCGTCCGGCACGCACCACAACTCCGTCGGTGACGTCTTCGGCAGCACGGTGAACAACACCGGCTTCTTCGGCGGCCACACCCACGGGCTCGGATTCATCCTGATGATCCTGCCGCTCGGTGCCGTCCTGACGCAGTACACGATCACCGGGTACGACGCATCGGTCCACCTCTCCGAGGAGACCAAGGGCGCCTCGAACTCCGCGGCCAAGGGCATCACCAGCTCGATCCTCTACTCGGCCATCGGTGGCTGGATCCTGCTGCTCAGCCTGCTGTTCGCCGTGCAGGACAAGGACGGGCTGACCAAGGGCGGCGGCGGGATCTTCGTGCTGCTCGGTCAGGCGTTCACCCCGCACACCGCAGCGGTGATCGTCTTCATCTCCACGGCCGCGCAGTTCTTCTGCACCTGCGCGTGCATGACCTCCTGCAGCCGGGTGATGTTCGCGTTCTCCCGGGACGGCGCCGTGCCCTACTCGCGGGTCTGGTCGAAGGTGAACGCCCAGAAGACCCCCGTCAACGCGGTGCTCGTCTCGGCGGCGATCGCGCTGATCATCACCCTGCCCGCGCTGATCAAGGTCGACATCAACGGTGCGCCCAGCCCGATCGCCTTCTACGCGGTGGTCTCCATCGGCGTACTCGGCCTCTACGGAGCCTTCGCCATCCCGATCTTCCTGCGCTGGCGCAAGGGCGACTCCTTCGAGGCGGGTGCCGTCAACAACGGCCGCAAGTACCGGTGGATGAACCCGATCGCCGTGCTCGAGATCGTGATCATGTCGATCGTCGGCATCCTGCCGACCGCCAGCGTGGGCGTGCCGTGGCTCGACGGCTTCTCGATGAAGTACGTCAACTACGCCATCCTGGTGATGCCGGGTGCGCTCGTCCTCCTGACCATCTACTGGCACGTCTCGGTGAAGCACTGGTTCACCGGGCCGAAGAACACGCTCGACGAGACGCCGGGTGAGCCGCAGCTGGGCGGCTCGGTCGCCGAGCCCGCCTGA
- a CDS encoding FadR/GntR family transcriptional regulator — protein MSSTPDAVPSQPPSLPASLLRPVHGHHAFEACVEQLATAIRLGVYPLGSTLPPERDLAALLHVSRATLREAMAALRQAGLVATTRGRGGGTVVTLKPPTPSARAAARTTAAQRADWLDALTYRRIIECGAVTMLACSELSEEARERLLAAHHEVRAATRPAQYRQSDSRFHLTLAALTGSDRLIDAVTSVHATLHEMLLAIPQLPTNIAHSDAQHEAVVQAILDGRPDAARRAMEHHCDDTAALLRGLLT, from the coding sequence GTGAGCTCCACCCCGGACGCGGTGCCGTCCCAGCCGCCGTCCCTGCCGGCGTCACTGCTGCGACCCGTTCACGGGCACCACGCGTTCGAGGCCTGCGTCGAGCAGCTCGCCACGGCGATCCGCCTGGGCGTCTACCCGCTCGGCTCGACCCTGCCGCCCGAGCGCGACCTGGCCGCCCTGCTGCACGTCTCGAGGGCGACCCTTCGCGAAGCGATGGCGGCCCTGCGGCAGGCGGGTCTGGTCGCCACCACCCGCGGTCGCGGGGGCGGCACGGTCGTCACCCTCAAACCACCGACGCCCTCGGCCCGAGCCGCCGCGCGCACCACCGCCGCCCAGCGCGCCGACTGGCTCGATGCCCTCACCTACCGGCGCATCATCGAGTGCGGCGCCGTGACGATGCTGGCCTGCAGCGAGCTCTCCGAGGAGGCCCGGGAACGGCTGCTCGCCGCCCACCACGAGGTGCGGGCGGCCACCAGGCCGGCCCAGTACCGCCAGTCGGACTCCCGCTTCCACCTCACCCTGGCGGCACTGACCGGGTCGGATCGCCTGATCGACGCCGTGACATCCGTGCACGCCACCCTGCACGAGATGCTGCTGGCCATCCCGCAGCTGCCCACGAACATCGCCCACTCCGACGCCCAGCACGAAGCCGTCGTCCAGGCGATCCTCGACGGCCGGCCCGATGCCGCCCGCCGCGCCATGGAGCACCACTGCGACGACACCGCGGCGCTGCTGCGAGGGCTGCTGACCTGA
- a CDS encoding glutamine synthetase family protein produces MTELRNNRHLSAEALRTAIEAGDIDTVVVAFTDMQGRLQGKRLHGHYFVDHVLGHGTEGCNYLLAVDVEMNTVDGYAISSWERGYGDMEFVLDERTIRRLTHLPGTALVQCDLVWPDGQPVVQSPRAILARQLDRLAERGWIALAGTELEFIAFEDTYEAAARADWQQLTPVNGYNVDYSILGTSRVEPLIRDIRTHMYAAGLDVEGSKGECNDGQHEIGFLYADALTTADNHVVYKNAAKEIAAQHGRSLTFMAKYNQREGSSCHIHLSLRGADGSLIFWDGDQGRRTPLYDRFVAGLLATMSELTLLYAPNINSYKRFAAGSFAPTAIAWGEDNRTCAVRLVGHGSGARLENRVPGADVNPYLALAAMIAGGLHGIDNDLPLPEALVGNAYASELPRVPATLLEAREVFAGSTFARAALGDEVVDHYVNMADVELAAYNATVTDWELRRGFERM; encoded by the coding sequence GTGACCGAGCTCCGCAACAACCGGCACCTGAGCGCGGAGGCCCTGCGCACCGCCATCGAGGCCGGTGACATCGACACCGTCGTCGTCGCCTTCACGGACATGCAGGGCAGGCTCCAGGGCAAGCGCCTGCACGGGCACTACTTCGTCGACCACGTCCTGGGTCACGGCACCGAGGGCTGCAACTACCTCCTGGCCGTCGACGTCGAGATGAACACCGTCGACGGCTACGCGATCTCGTCGTGGGAGCGCGGGTACGGCGACATGGAGTTCGTCCTCGACGAGCGCACCATCCGGCGGCTGACCCACCTGCCCGGCACGGCGCTGGTCCAATGCGACCTGGTCTGGCCCGACGGACAGCCCGTCGTGCAGTCGCCGCGGGCGATCCTGGCGCGCCAGCTCGACCGGCTGGCCGAGCGCGGCTGGATCGCCCTGGCGGGCACCGAGCTGGAGTTCATCGCCTTCGAGGACACCTACGAGGCCGCCGCCCGTGCCGACTGGCAGCAGCTCACGCCGGTCAACGGCTACAACGTCGACTACTCGATCCTCGGCACCAGCCGGGTCGAGCCGCTGATCCGCGACATCCGCACGCACATGTACGCCGCTGGACTCGATGTGGAGGGCTCGAAGGGCGAGTGCAACGACGGCCAGCACGAGATCGGCTTCCTCTACGCCGATGCGCTGACCACCGCCGACAACCACGTGGTCTACAAGAACGCGGCCAAGGAGATCGCCGCCCAGCACGGCCGGTCGCTGACCTTCATGGCGAAGTACAACCAGCGCGAGGGCAGCTCGTGCCACATCCACCTCTCGCTGCGCGGCGCCGACGGGTCGCTGATCTTCTGGGATGGCGACCAGGGGCGCCGTACGCCGCTCTACGACCGCTTCGTCGCCGGCCTGCTGGCCACGATGTCGGAGCTCACCCTGCTCTATGCGCCCAACATCAACTCCTACAAGCGGTTCGCCGCCGGCTCCTTCGCACCGACGGCCATCGCGTGGGGTGAGGACAACCGCACCTGCGCGGTGCGACTGGTCGGCCACGGCTCCGGCGCCCGCCTGGAGAACCGGGTGCCCGGTGCGGACGTCAATCCGTACCTGGCGCTCGCCGCGATGATCGCCGGTGGCCTCCACGGGATCGACAACGACCTCCCGCTGCCGGAGGCGCTCGTCGGGAACGCCTACGCCAGCGAGCTACCCCGGGTGCCGGCCACGCTGCTCGAGGCACGCGAGGTCTTCGCGGGCTCCACCTTCGCCCGGGCGGCACTGGGCGATGAGGTCGTCGACCACTACGTCAACATGGCCGACGTCGAGCTGGCCGCCTACAACGCCACCGTCACCGACTGGGAGCTGCGCCGCGGCTTCGAGAGGATGTAA
- a CDS encoding aldehyde dehydrogenase family protein, translating to MTTHTSGPTTGDVFTVVNPATAQPLLDVPLASVEEADAAIVAAHEAFATWRTLAPGERAALLRRFAAVVDAHLDELAEIEVRNAGHTWGNARWEAGNVRDLLNYYAGAPERMTGKQIPVAGGLDVTFHEPLGVVGIIVPWNFPMPIAAWGFAPALAAGNTVVLKPAELTPLTALRLGELALEAGLPEHVLTVIPGAGPVVGERFVTHPLVRKVCFTGSTAVGKRIMAGCAEQVKNVTLELGGKSSNVIFADTDLAAAAASAPYAVFDNAGQDCCARSRLLVERSVYDDFLALLEPAVTGLRVLDPSDETSEMGPLISATQQQRVTGYLDGAEVAIQGSSPAGAGSPGFWVPPTVVAVEDPALPIWREEVFGPVVAVMPFDDEADAIAKANDTEYGLSGSIFTNDLGKGLRVARGVQAGNLSVNSHSSVRYWTPFGGYKQSGLGRELGPDAPYAFTEEKNVFIAQ from the coding sequence ATGACCACGCACACCAGCGGACCCACCACCGGCGACGTCTTCACCGTCGTCAACCCCGCCACCGCCCAGCCGCTCCTCGACGTACCCCTGGCATCGGTCGAGGAGGCCGACGCCGCGATCGTCGCGGCCCACGAGGCCTTCGCCACCTGGCGCACCCTCGCTCCGGGTGAGCGCGCCGCACTGCTGCGCCGCTTCGCCGCCGTGGTGGACGCCCACCTCGACGAGCTCGCCGAGATCGAGGTCCGCAACGCCGGCCACACCTGGGGCAACGCGCGCTGGGAGGCCGGCAACGTCCGTGACCTGCTGAACTACTACGCCGGCGCCCCCGAGCGGATGACCGGCAAGCAGATCCCGGTCGCCGGCGGGCTGGACGTGACCTTCCACGAGCCGCTCGGCGTGGTCGGGATCATCGTGCCCTGGAACTTCCCGATGCCGATCGCCGCCTGGGGGTTCGCGCCCGCCCTCGCCGCGGGCAACACGGTGGTGCTCAAGCCCGCCGAGCTCACCCCGCTCACAGCGCTCCGGCTGGGCGAGCTCGCCCTCGAAGCGGGTCTGCCCGAGCACGTGCTCACCGTCATCCCGGGCGCCGGCCCGGTGGTCGGCGAGCGGTTCGTCACCCATCCGCTCGTGCGCAAGGTCTGCTTCACCGGCTCGACGGCGGTCGGCAAGCGGATCATGGCGGGCTGCGCGGAGCAGGTGAAGAACGTGACCCTGGAGCTGGGCGGGAAGTCGAGCAACGTCATCTTCGCCGACACCGACCTGGCAGCCGCGGCGGCCAGCGCGCCCTACGCCGTCTTCGACAACGCCGGCCAGGACTGCTGCGCCCGCTCCCGCCTCCTGGTCGAGCGCAGCGTGTACGACGACTTCCTGGCCCTGCTGGAGCCGGCGGTGACGGGGCTGCGGGTGCTGGACCCCAGCGACGAGACCAGCGAGATGGGGCCGTTGATCTCGGCGACCCAGCAGCAGCGGGTGACGGGCTACCTCGACGGTGCGGAGGTCGCGATCCAGGGCTCGAGCCCCGCCGGAGCGGGCAGCCCCGGGTTCTGGGTGCCCCCGACCGTGGTGGCGGTCGAGGATCCGGCGCTGCCGATCTGGCGCGAGGAGGTCTTCGGGCCGGTCGTGGCGGTGATGCCGTTCGACGACGAGGCCGACGCGATCGCCAAGGCCAACGACACCGAGTACGGCCTCTCCGGCTCCATCTTCACCAACGACCTGGGCAAGGGCCTGCGGGTCGCGCGCGGCGTCCAGGCCGGCAACCTCAGCGTCAACTCGCACTCCTCGGTGCGCTACTGGACCCCGTTCGGCGGCTACAAGCAGTCCGGCCTCGGTCGCGAGCTCGGTCCGGACGCGCCCTACGCGTTCACCGAGGAGAAGAACGTCTTCATCGCCCAATGA